The Epinephelus lanceolatus isolate andai-2023 chromosome 21, ASM4190304v1, whole genome shotgun sequence genome has a segment encoding these proteins:
- the tex47 gene encoding testis-expressed protein 47 isoform X2, with protein sequence MEDRKAEEKKEEGAGTSLFHQLMAQRTDVDEDARIVLQRLIVIARLPRHLADRTELGAHYEKLNFQLSKQFIWDQMTGLLLIYPSCLLHVIESSRDVLLSFLRDLKDMQQQPDGAVLEAPRVVFMAHNPQSRLFQQWSYKVLDADQGAEDSGVKRLEEEEESTESLVCTVLSALQLLGEHLQISKKALPGLMLEQRPHLIVSQDVLNKLLTLDDLQTPQQHLQMYNSPLNISMDFGRVRRSSCLTRV encoded by the exons ATGGAAGACAGGAaagcagaggagaagaaagaggaaggagCTGGGACTAGTTTATTTCACCAGCTTATGGCACAGAGAACGGATGTGGACGAAGATGCG AGGATCGTGCTACAGCGGCTGATAGTGATTGCTCGCCTCCCCCGCCATCTTGCTGACAGGACAGAACTGGGAG CTCATTATGAGAAACTCAACTTTCAGCTCAGCAAACAGTTCATCTGGGATCAAATGACGGGCCTGCTGCTGATTTATCCGTCCTGTCTGCTGCACGTCATTGAA TCATCCAGGGACGTTCTGCTTTCTTTTTTGAGAGATCTTAAAGACATGCAACAACAGCCAGACGG TGCCGTGCTGGAGGCTCCCAGGGTCGTGTTCATGGCACACAACCCTCAGAGCAGGCTGTTCCAACAGTGGAGCTACAAG GTGCTGGATGCAGATCAGGGGGCGGAGGACTCGGGGGTTAAGAGActtgaggaagaggaggagagcacAGAGAGTCTGGTTTGTACGGTCCTGTCAGCGCTGCAGCTACTGGGTGAACATCTGCAAATATCTAAAAAG GCCCTCCCTGGTTTGATGCTGGAGCAGCGTCCACACCTGATCGTCTCTCAGGATGTTCTCAACAAGCTTTTGACTCTAGACGACTTACAGACGCCACAACAACACCTACAGATGTACAACTCACCGTTAAACATCAGCATGGACTTCG GACGAGTTAGACGAAGCAGCTGCCTCACCAGAGTTTAA
- the tex47 gene encoding testis-expressed protein 47 isoform X1 codes for MSTAKRQSSLSRGQTDWEETETMLEALHGDMRERIVLQRLIVIARLPRHLADRTELGAHYEKLNFQLSKQFIWDQMTGLLLIYPSCLLHVIESSRDVLLSFLRDLKDMQQQPDGAVLEAPRVVFMAHNPQSRLFQQWSYKVLDADQGAEDSGVKRLEEEEESTESLVCTVLSALQLLGEHLQISKKALPGLMLEQRPHLIVSQDVLNKLLTLDDLQTPQQHLQMYNSPLNISMDFGRVRRSSCLTRV; via the exons ATGTccactgcaaagagacaaagcaGCTTGTCTCGGGGACAGACTGActgggaggagacagagaccaTGTTGGAAGCGCTTCATGGAGACATGAGAGAG AGGATCGTGCTACAGCGGCTGATAGTGATTGCTCGCCTCCCCCGCCATCTTGCTGACAGGACAGAACTGGGAG CTCATTATGAGAAACTCAACTTTCAGCTCAGCAAACAGTTCATCTGGGATCAAATGACGGGCCTGCTGCTGATTTATCCGTCCTGTCTGCTGCACGTCATTGAA TCATCCAGGGACGTTCTGCTTTCTTTTTTGAGAGATCTTAAAGACATGCAACAACAGCCAGACGG TGCCGTGCTGGAGGCTCCCAGGGTCGTGTTCATGGCACACAACCCTCAGAGCAGGCTGTTCCAACAGTGGAGCTACAAG GTGCTGGATGCAGATCAGGGGGCGGAGGACTCGGGGGTTAAGAGActtgaggaagaggaggagagcacAGAGAGTCTGGTTTGTACGGTCCTGTCAGCGCTGCAGCTACTGGGTGAACATCTGCAAATATCTAAAAAG GCCCTCCCTGGTTTGATGCTGGAGCAGCGTCCACACCTGATCGTCTCTCAGGATGTTCTCAACAAGCTTTTGACTCTAGACGACTTACAGACGCCACAACAACACCTACAGATGTACAACTCACCGTTAAACATCAGCATGGACTTCG GACGAGTTAGACGAAGCAGCTGCCTCACCAGAGTTTAA